In the genome of Nitrospinota bacterium, one region contains:
- a CDS encoding slipin family protein: MVTLIAIGILLAMVISSSIRIIYQYQRGVVFFFGKYFATYDGGLKLLLPGVMTMVRVDMRIIALDVPAQDIITRDNVSMAVNAVVMYRVVDAEKAVLTVGDYHYNTSLMAQTTLRATIGQHEMDDVLADQAQLNARLRELLDQQADPWGIKVTSVAIKHVDLPQEMKRAMAKQAEAERERRAKIINAEGELQAAEKLLAAAEMMGRHPSTLQLRYLQTLSEIATENNSVTIFPVPIDMISSFLKNARADKD; the protein is encoded by the coding sequence ATGGTTACCCTGATCGCGATTGGCATCCTGCTGGCCATGGTTATTTCCAGTTCAATCAGAATCATATATCAATACCAGCGCGGCGTGGTGTTCTTCTTCGGCAAATACTTCGCCACCTACGACGGGGGGCTGAAACTGCTCCTCCCCGGCGTCATGACAATGGTGCGGGTGGATATGCGGATCATCGCCCTCGACGTGCCGGCGCAGGACATCATCACCCGCGACAACGTATCGATGGCGGTGAACGCCGTGGTGATGTACCGCGTGGTGGATGCCGAGAAAGCGGTGCTCACCGTGGGGGACTACCATTACAATACCTCGCTGATGGCCCAAACAACCCTGCGCGCCACCATCGGCCAGCACGAAATGGACGATGTGCTGGCGGATCAGGCGCAGCTTAACGCCCGCCTGCGGGAACTGCTGGACCAGCAGGCCGACCCGTGGGGCATCAAGGTGACCTCCGTCGCCATCAAACATGTGGACCTGCCGCAGGAAATGAAACGCGCCATGGCCAAACAGGCCGAGGCGGAACGCGAGCGCCGCGCCAAGATCATCAACGCCGAAGGCGAGCTGCAGGCGGCCGAAAAACTGCTGGCCGCGGCCGAGATGATGGGACGGCATCCTTCCACCCTGCAACTGCGCTATCTCCAAACGCTGAGCGAGATCGCCACCGAAAACAACTCCGTCACCATCTTCCCCGTCCCGATCGACATGATCAGTTCCTTCCTCAAAAACGCGCGGGCGGACAAGGATTGA
- a CDS encoding lysophospholipid acyltransferase family protein → MKRFLNGTVVPFLAYWWLLLTSITLRPRVFGADTQKYASENPCIFVFWHNRIFYMPWHLRRQRNLHALVSPSGDGEIIHGTLRLFGYFTVRGSSFRHGARALIALARKLRGGATAAMIADGSRGPALIAQSGAIYLAKLTGLKIVPLAWGAEWKKNLNSWDKTIFPLPFSRVNVVYGDPIEVPKDITKEGMEDKRKELEAALLRVTAEADGFSG, encoded by the coding sequence ATGAAGCGGTTCCTTAACGGAACGGTTGTTCCGTTCCTCGCGTACTGGTGGTTGTTGCTGACCTCAATCACGCTCCGCCCCCGCGTCTTCGGCGCCGATACGCAAAAGTACGCCTCCGAAAATCCCTGCATTTTCGTCTTCTGGCACAACCGCATCTTTTATATGCCGTGGCACCTGCGGCGGCAACGCAACCTCCACGCGCTGGTCTCCCCCAGCGGCGACGGCGAAATCATTCACGGCACGCTGCGGCTGTTCGGTTATTTCACCGTCCGCGGCTCGTCGTTCCGGCATGGGGCGCGGGCACTCATCGCCTTGGCCAGAAAACTCCGCGGGGGGGCAACCGCCGCCATGATCGCCGATGGCAGCCGCGGCCCGGCCCTCATCGCGCAGTCCGGCGCGATCTACCTGGCGAAACTCACCGGCCTCAAGATCGTGCCGTTGGCGTGGGGAGCCGAATGGAAAAAGAATCTCAACTCGTGGGATAAAACCATCTTCCCCCTCCCCTTCTCCCGCGTGAATGTGGTTTACGGCGATCCGATTGAAGTCCCGAAAGACATCACGAAGGAAGGAATGGAGGATAAACGCAAGGAACTGGAGGCGGCTCTGCTGCGGGTGACCGCGGAGGCGGACGGTTTTTCGGGATGA
- a CDS encoding 3-deoxy-D-manno-octulosonic acid transferase, which produces MILYNLTLLLAMPLIIPFLLWRFVTGKETAESLRQKFGAYLFENPPTGGIWIHAVSVGETNAAVPLVELLARSQKRPIVFSVSTQTGMKVAQTRLAGKAFCVYFPFDFPFAVARALVLFAPAAAVFMETEIWPNFMRQARRRGVKTVLINGRISDRSFGNYRRMKRFLGPVLRDFDLLLMQSADDAGRITALGALPGAVRVGGNIKFDRPLPDLSEKQTIAAGFGLPENIPAVIFASTHPGEDAIFCRVTKELIAEGLSLFPVIVPRHIERAQKVAALCREAGFLPRLRTERDTGGGLLILDTIGELARLYGGAAIAVMGGSFVPHGGQNPLEPAGWEVPAVFGPHMENFREISSLFLNAGAAVSAADADALKDALRRWLRNPAAAREAGARGRELLIQNSGALQKTAAAIDSLLQ; this is translated from the coding sequence ATGATCCTTTACAATCTCACATTGCTATTGGCGATGCCGCTCATCATCCCCTTTCTCCTCTGGCGCTTTGTCACCGGCAAAGAGACCGCCGAAAGCCTCCGGCAAAAATTTGGCGCATACCTTTTTGAAAACCCGCCCACCGGCGGCATCTGGATACACGCCGTCTCCGTGGGGGAAACCAACGCCGCCGTGCCGCTGGTGGAGCTGCTGGCCCGAAGCCAAAAACGCCCCATCGTCTTCTCCGTCAGCACCCAAACCGGGATGAAGGTGGCCCAAACCCGCCTTGCCGGGAAAGCATTTTGCGTCTATTTCCCCTTTGATTTCCCCTTCGCGGTGGCGCGCGCCCTCGTCCTCTTCGCCCCCGCCGCCGCGGTTTTCATGGAAACGGAGATATGGCCCAATTTTATGCGCCAAGCCCGCCGCCGGGGGGTGAAAACCGTGCTGATAAACGGGCGGATATCCGACCGCTCCTTCGGCAACTATCGGCGAATGAAACGGTTCCTCGGCCCCGTGTTGCGCGATTTCGACCTGCTGCTGATGCAATCGGCCGACGATGCCGGACGGATCACCGCGTTGGGGGCGTTACCCGGGGCGGTGCGTGTTGGCGGCAACATAAAATTCGACCGCCCGTTGCCAGACCTTTCAGAAAAGCAAACCATCGCCGCCGGATTCGGCCTGCCGGAAAACATCCCCGCCGTCATCTTCGCCAGCACCCATCCGGGGGAAGATGCGATATTCTGCCGTGTAACAAAGGAGCTGATCGCCGAGGGGCTTTCCCTCTTCCCGGTCATCGTGCCACGCCATATCGAACGGGCGCAAAAAGTGGCGGCGCTCTGCCGCGAGGCGGGCTTTCTCCCCCGGCTGCGAACCGAGAGGGACACCGGCGGCGGCCTCCTTATCCTCGACACCATAGGCGAGTTGGCCCGGCTTTACGGCGGCGCGGCGATAGCCGTGATGGGTGGAAGCTTTGTTCCCCACGGAGGGCAAAATCCGCTGGAGCCGGCCGGATGGGAAGTGCCGGCCGTCTTCGGCCCGCACATGGAAAATTTCCGCGAAATCTCCTCCCTTTTCCTGAACGCCGGGGCGGCCGTCAGCGCAGCCGATGCCGACGCGCTGAAAGACGCTCTCCGCCGCTGGCTGCGAAACCCCGCCGCCGCCCGCGAGGCGGGAGCGCGCGGGCGGGAGCTTTTAATCCAAAACAGCGGCGCCCTGCAAAAAACCGCCGCCGCCATAGATAGTTTATTACAATAA
- a CDS encoding phosphotransferase has product MTNLEALKKRAHRAPLSKLAGDASGREYFRLWMEGHTPESAVMMNVHHPFDAATDDWLVMRSYLDECGARVPRLYWAEPEQGTLYIEDGGDRLLEHHVKNASCEEVLEAYHAALDLLTLMQVEGTKRLTPQHPAAGRSFDGAKYLWELDFFAEHFLGGLRKKTFSGTERARLREFFAALIAPILKEPLWFTHRDYHSRNLLMDHRGYIVLDFQDARMGPLQYDLASLLFDSYVKLGDAFRDELFHHYVDALDRATGTAANRRTFYWMFLRVALQRNLKALGTFGFQTSRKGNGLYLRFVPDTVGYVRRNLPLFEDLSPWADWVISLLDE; this is encoded by the coding sequence ATGACAAACCTTGAGGCGCTCAAAAAACGCGCACACCGGGCGCCGCTCTCCAAACTGGCGGGAGACGCATCGGGACGCGAATACTTCCGCCTTTGGATGGAGGGACACACCCCCGAAAGCGCCGTGATGATGAACGTGCATCACCCGTTTGATGCCGCCACGGACGACTGGCTGGTGATGCGCTCTTACCTTGACGAATGCGGCGCGCGGGTACCGCGGCTTTACTGGGCCGAGCCGGAACAGGGAACGCTCTACATCGAGGACGGCGGCGACCGCCTGCTGGAGCATCATGTAAAAAACGCCTCGTGCGAAGAGGTGCTGGAGGCCTATCACGCGGCTCTTGACCTGCTGACGCTCATGCAGGTTGAGGGAACCAAACGGCTCACCCCGCAACACCCCGCGGCGGGACGCAGTTTTGACGGCGCGAAGTACCTCTGGGAGCTTGACTTTTTCGCCGAACACTTTTTGGGCGGCTTGCGCAAGAAAACCTTCTCCGGAACCGAACGGGCGCGGCTGCGCGAATTCTTCGCCGCCCTGATAGCCCCCATCCTCAAGGAGCCGCTCTGGTTCACCCACCGCGACTACCACTCCCGCAACCTGCTGATGGATCACCGCGGCTACATCGTGCTCGATTTTCAGGATGCCCGCATGGGGCCGCTGCAATACGACCTCGCCTCGCTCCTTTTCGACAGCTATGTAAAACTGGGCGACGCCTTCCGCGACGAACTGTTCCACCACTACGTCGACGCGCTGGACCGCGCCACCGGCACGGCGGCAAACCGGCGGACTTTTTACTGGATGTTTCTGCGGGTGGCGCTGCAACGCAACCTCAAAGCGCTGGGAACCTTCGGTTTCCAGACGTCGCGGAAAGGAAACGGCCTCTACCTCCGCTTCGTGCCGGACACGGTGGGCTACGTCCGCCGCAATCTTCCGCTTTTTGAAGACCTCTCCCCCTGGGCCGATTGGGTCATTTCCTTATTGGACGAGTAG